A single genomic interval of Stieleria maiorica harbors:
- a CDS encoding motility protein A, with translation MDIATIIGLILGFGLILASIAMGGGGLGPFIDPPSMMIVFGGAAAASLINFPLKYNLGAFGVILKCFLFKLPTAQDTIAQFKKFAEVVRKDGLLALEDQAAEIKDDYMRRGLESLISGVPAEDVARTLEIELAYIEQRHVTGKKIVDSAGAAAPAFGMIGTLIGLVQMLRSLDDPSKIGGGMATALLTTLYGALIANVVCIPLAGKLETRNREETMIRELIIRGIALLGEGESPRVVEEKLLGFLSPKTRRSILAKA, from the coding sequence ATGGATATCGCAACAATCATCGGACTGATCCTGGGATTCGGTCTGATCTTGGCTTCGATCGCGATGGGCGGGGGCGGCCTGGGACCCTTCATTGACCCCCCCAGTATGATGATCGTGTTCGGAGGCGCCGCCGCGGCATCCCTGATCAACTTCCCTCTGAAGTACAACCTGGGCGCCTTCGGCGTCATCCTGAAGTGCTTCCTGTTCAAACTGCCCACCGCCCAAGACACGATCGCGCAATTCAAAAAGTTTGCCGAAGTGGTTCGCAAGGACGGGTTGCTAGCATTGGAAGATCAAGCGGCCGAGATCAAGGACGATTACATGCGGCGGGGACTGGAGTCGTTGATCAGCGGCGTCCCGGCCGAAGACGTCGCGCGGACGCTGGAGATCGAGCTGGCGTACATCGAACAACGACACGTCACGGGCAAAAAGATCGTCGATTCGGCCGGTGCGGCCGCGCCGGCGTTCGGCATGATCGGCACCCTGATCGGTCTGGTCCAGATGCTTCGTTCGCTCGATGACCCCAGCAAGATCGGTGGCGGGATGGCGACGGCATTGTTGACGACGTTGTACGGGGCATTGATCGCCAACGTCGTCTGTATCCCGTTGGCCGGCAAGTTGGAAACCCGCAATCGGGAGGAGACGATGATTCGCGAGTTGATCATCCGCGGCATCGCCCTGTTGGGCGAAGGGGAAAGCCCGCGCGTGGTCGAAGAAAAACTGCTCGGGTTCCTGTCCCCCAAAACTCGCCGATCGATCCTCGCAAAGGCGTAG
- a CDS encoding flagellar motor protein MotB, giving the protein MASDLPEDPPEDIPAWFMTYSDVITLLMTFFILLLTFATTEPERFEKVTASVFGAAGAKGVAGHEHDMLDRNSWSQRIRPRAARIAMQGSEMPPIQKEVTTKAIGRGLEAVSELASQKDVMKTYAFEMPLEKLVDQNLKLTQRGAKVAAKLSAQLRSLSIHCTFEISDRTLEDRVCAFAHHLYHVERARPGQIGTSIADNVTTKMVRIVIEKYEGNR; this is encoded by the coding sequence ATGGCCAGCGATCTGCCCGAGGATCCGCCGGAAGACATCCCGGCGTGGTTCATGACCTACAGCGACGTCATCACGCTGTTGATGACGTTCTTCATCTTGCTGTTGACCTTTGCCACGACCGAACCGGAGCGGTTCGAAAAGGTCACCGCCAGTGTGTTCGGCGCGGCCGGGGCGAAGGGCGTCGCGGGGCACGAGCACGACATGTTGGATCGAAACTCGTGGAGTCAGCGGATTCGTCCTCGGGCGGCCCGGATCGCGATGCAGGGCAGCGAAATGCCACCGATCCAAAAGGAGGTGACGACCAAGGCGATCGGACGCGGCCTGGAGGCGGTCAGCGAACTGGCCAGCCAAAAAGACGTGATGAAGACGTACGCATTCGAAATGCCGCTGGAAAAATTGGTCGACCAAAACCTGAAACTCACCCAGCGGGGGGCCAAGGTCGCGGCCAAATTGTCGGCACAATTGCGCTCGCTCAGTATTCACTGCACGTTTGAAATCTCCGATCGGACCTTGGAAGATCGCGTCTGCGCCTTCGCCCACCATCTGTACCACGTCGAGCGTGCCCGGCCGGGCCAAATCGGGACCAGCATCGCCGATAACGTGACCACCAAGATGGTTCGAATCGTGATCGAGAAGTACGAGGGGAACCGATGA
- a CDS encoding flagellar motor protein MotB — translation MSKRKKQPPSVPSKAYLVSFGDTMTALLAFFIVLNSLAKEQTGANMHSGTGSFVNAFSSSGQPGHLSGSRSNEVIQQESQKPIYALAENMKDDSDKNIGPDEINEQQRVLDREKEQFQKFLTELESQLDLDMLPEIENQVVFDSFERPDPTTGKLSLHAVQLISEAVTKLREPGMTLEIVLWADMPRGSALKRKLDKSVELRKEIERTVWMKASQKSRIRYRVKPWLFADAKRPYLSVILGRTSAAPDAG, via the coding sequence ATGAGCAAACGCAAGAAGCAGCCGCCCAGCGTTCCCAGCAAGGCCTACCTGGTTTCCTTCGGCGACACCATGACCGCCCTGTTGGCCTTCTTCATCGTGCTTAACTCGCTGGCCAAAGAACAGACCGGGGCCAACATGCACTCCGGAACCGGCTCGTTCGTTAACGCTTTTTCAAGCTCCGGGCAACCCGGGCACTTAAGTGGCAGCCGCTCCAATGAAGTGATCCAGCAGGAATCGCAAAAGCCGATCTACGCGTTGGCGGAGAATATGAAGGATGACTCCGACAAGAATATCGGGCCGGACGAGATCAATGAACAGCAACGCGTGCTTGATCGAGAGAAAGAACAATTCCAAAAGTTTCTCACCGAATTGGAATCGCAACTCGATCTGGACATGCTGCCGGAGATCGAAAACCAAGTCGTCTTCGATTCCTTCGAACGACCGGACCCCACGACGGGAAAACTCAGCCTGCACGCCGTCCAGTTGATCTCCGAAGCCGTGACGAAGCTCCGTGAACCCGGCATGACGCTGGAGATCGTGCTGTGGGCAGACATGCCGCGAGGCTCCGCGTTGAAACGGAAACTGGATAAATCGGTCGAGCTTCGTAAGGAAATCGAACGGACGGTCTGGATGAAGGCGAGCCAAAAGTCGCGGATCCGCTACCGCGTCAAACCGTGGCTGTTTGCTGACGCCAAACGCCCCTACCTGTCAGTCATCCTCGGCAGAACCTCCGCTGCCCCCGACGCCGGCTAA
- a CDS encoding arylsulfatase encodes MKGHPVVAIAAAWIVVAGLVVGGSPAAAQSATAQSAAADPPNIIYIMLDEWGYFESGHMGNGDLLTPNIDRFAEEGMRFTNAYAGAPVCGPTRCSLLTGLHAGHMSMRKNDGFSPIRSEEPTLASMLKQQGYVTGGFGKWGIGGRGTSGVPEQHGFDQFFGYYDQVHAHTFYPRYLIRNSQEVPLPGNPGISFFEGETHAHVEIFNEALKFIRENHEQRFFCYLPWTPPHGLWGIDEDDPSWQLFKDKPWTAGQRTENDAKVYAAFMHMVDRQLGQIISLLKETAIDDNTVIFLCGDNGGQDYFKTPERPHGFFGPNLNPQTGERFRAGKGSLYEGGLKVPYLVRWPGKVQDASVANHLLYYPDVMPTLADLAGAECPPTDGLSFAPTLLGQGDQPTHPSLYWEYQGQTAVRMGNWKAYRGRNGTWELYDLSQDVEEKQNVADDYPETLKQLVGLADQAHRPVRPGTIHDREVMMKDHRQAPHQGNLEYLKRNANGS; translated from the coding sequence ATGAAAGGTCACCCTGTCGTGGCGATTGCCGCCGCCTGGATTGTTGTTGCCGGCTTGGTCGTCGGTGGTTCCCCTGCAGCAGCTCAATCTGCAACCGCGCAATCTGCGGCAGCCGATCCGCCCAACATCATCTACATCATGCTCGACGAATGGGGCTACTTCGAATCCGGGCACATGGGCAATGGTGATCTGCTGACCCCCAACATCGACCGCTTCGCCGAAGAGGGCATGCGGTTTACCAATGCCTATGCGGGCGCCCCCGTCTGCGGGCCGACACGCTGTTCGTTGCTGACCGGGCTGCATGCCGGACACATGTCGATGCGAAAGAACGATGGGTTCTCCCCGATTCGCAGTGAGGAGCCGACGTTGGCCAGCATGCTCAAACAGCAGGGGTATGTCACCGGCGGGTTCGGCAAGTGGGGGATCGGGGGCCGCGGCACATCCGGCGTTCCAGAGCAGCACGGCTTTGACCAGTTCTTCGGTTACTACGACCAAGTCCACGCCCACACCTTCTATCCGCGCTACTTGATCCGCAACAGCCAGGAGGTGCCGTTGCCGGGCAACCCCGGAATCAGTTTTTTCGAAGGTGAGACCCACGCCCACGTCGAGATCTTCAATGAGGCGTTGAAGTTCATCCGCGAGAACCACGAGCAGCGATTTTTCTGTTACCTGCCGTGGACGCCCCCACATGGATTGTGGGGCATTGATGAAGACGATCCCTCGTGGCAGCTCTTCAAGGACAAACCGTGGACCGCGGGGCAACGGACCGAAAATGACGCCAAGGTTTACGCCGCGTTCATGCACATGGTTGACCGCCAACTGGGGCAAATCATTTCATTGCTGAAAGAGACAGCGATTGACGACAACACCGTGATCTTTCTGTGCGGCGACAACGGTGGCCAGGATTATTTCAAGACTCCCGAACGACCGCACGGATTCTTCGGTCCCAATCTGAATCCCCAAACCGGCGAGCGTTTTCGCGCGGGGAAAGGGTCGCTTTATGAAGGCGGCCTGAAGGTTCCGTATCTGGTGCGGTGGCCGGGCAAGGTCCAGGACGCTTCGGTTGCGAATCATTTGCTCTACTACCCGGACGTCATGCCGACGTTGGCGGACTTGGCCGGTGCGGAGTGCCCACCGACCGATGGCCTGTCGTTCGCCCCGACGTTGCTGGGCCAAGGCGATCAACCCACGCACCCGTCTCTGTACTGGGAATACCAAGGCCAGACGGCGGTGCGGATGGGCAACTGGAAGGCCTATCGTGGTCGCAATGGGACTTGGGAACTGTACGACCTGTCGCAAGACGTTGAAGAAAAACAGAATGTCGCCGACGACTACCCGGAAACGCTCAAGCAGCTTGTGGGACTTGCCGACCAAGCCCACCGGCCGGTTCGACCGGGCACGATTCACGATCGCGAAGTGATGATGAAAGACCATCGCCAGGCGCCGCATCAGGGCAATCTGGAGTATTTGAAACGCAACGCGAATGGTTCGTAG
- a CDS encoding pyridoxal phosphate-dependent decarboxylase family protein produces the protein MDRNDYRKLVDTFFKWDQESIVTILEELLSAAATEHALNPAHAMSQNYETAKANPEIHMLPGNLKDARDAVFPYFWGTDSFNSPLHLENVRGPANNASLIGAFACLLKNPNLCTDRYSQRSNELEVKSVTALANLIFYHTDDPWGVFTIGGTISNLYGAKIGIERVVPGAMQNGIGGQRVVGFCSEASHYSNRTVAGWLGIGVNNLIAIPTDANLSIRVDLLEQQLDECYQNGTKVAYVVASFGTTDGFGIDDLAAIRTLLDAKSTEYQQPTPQLHVDAAVGWALSFLADYDLGRNTLGFSDSLLSIVKRVQEACKGLRVVDSATIDFHKLGRGHYPSSAFLVNHRRDLKYLAREVTDTPYFSEAQASRDPALITLECSRPALGPYIVMASLNGIGLTGWQMLTARSLELAERLKQGLETLPYCKVLNRETIGVSVDWWVLPKGRDAERIYRQLVEGTLPDAEREQYFAEVARTQRKREKMMDPKVDARLGFTTNFGFKPFGIEIPAWKAVFMNPATDEEMVDRILWSVEESA, from the coding sequence ATGGATCGGAACGACTATCGAAAACTGGTTGACACCTTCTTCAAGTGGGATCAAGAGTCGATTGTGACGATCCTGGAAGAGCTGCTGAGCGCTGCGGCGACCGAACACGCACTCAACCCGGCCCACGCGATGTCGCAGAATTATGAGACGGCGAAAGCGAATCCTGAGATTCACATGTTGCCGGGCAATCTGAAAGACGCTCGCGACGCCGTTTTTCCTTACTTTTGGGGCACGGACAGCTTTAACAGCCCCCTGCACTTGGAAAACGTACGTGGCCCGGCCAACAACGCATCGCTGATCGGCGCGTTCGCCTGTTTGCTAAAGAACCCCAACCTGTGCACGGATCGCTATAGCCAGCGTTCGAATGAACTGGAGGTCAAATCGGTCACGGCGCTGGCCAATTTGATCTTCTATCACACCGACGATCCGTGGGGCGTGTTTACGATCGGCGGAACCATCTCCAATCTTTACGGCGCAAAAATCGGAATCGAGCGAGTCGTCCCCGGAGCGATGCAGAACGGCATCGGGGGGCAACGTGTGGTCGGGTTTTGTTCCGAAGCGAGTCACTATTCCAACCGCACCGTCGCCGGATGGCTGGGAATCGGCGTGAACAATCTGATCGCCATTCCGACGGACGCAAATCTGTCGATCCGTGTGGATCTGCTTGAGCAGCAGCTTGACGAGTGCTACCAAAACGGGACCAAGGTGGCTTATGTCGTCGCGTCCTTTGGAACCACGGACGGATTTGGGATCGATGATCTGGCTGCGATCCGCACACTTCTGGATGCCAAATCAACCGAGTACCAACAGCCGACACCGCAGCTGCACGTTGATGCCGCCGTGGGCTGGGCACTTTCTTTCCTGGCCGACTACGATCTGGGCAGAAACACGCTCGGTTTTTCGGACAGTCTGCTGTCGATCGTCAAACGAGTGCAGGAGGCCTGCAAGGGCTTGCGCGTCGTCGATAGTGCGACGATCGACTTCCACAAGCTCGGTCGCGGACATTATCCTTCCAGCGCATTTTTGGTGAATCACCGCAGGGATTTGAAGTACCTTGCGCGCGAGGTCACCGACACACCCTACTTTTCGGAAGCACAGGCCAGTCGTGATCCGGCGCTGATCACGCTGGAGTGTTCGCGGCCTGCATTGGGTCCCTACATCGTGATGGCCTCGCTTAATGGTATCGGGTTGACGGGGTGGCAAATGCTGACCGCACGGAGTCTGGAACTGGCCGAGCGACTCAAGCAGGGATTGGAGACGCTTCCCTATTGCAAGGTTTTGAATCGCGAAACGATCGGCGTTTCTGTCGATTGGTGGGTCTTGCCCAAGGGCCGTGATGCCGAACGCATCTATCGGCAACTGGTCGAAGGAACATTGCCTGACGCAGAACGCGAACAGTACTTTGCCGAAGTCGCCCGAACGCAGCGGAAACGCGAGAAGATGATGGATCCAAAGGTTGACGCGAGATTGGGATTCACGACGAATTTTGGATTCAAACCTTTCGGAATCGAAATCCCTGCTTGGAAAGCCGTGTTTATGAATCCGGCGACGGATGAAGAAATGGTCGATCGTATCCTCTGGAGCGTCGAGGAATCCGCCTGA